One window from the genome of Gammaproteobacteria bacterium encodes:
- a CDS encoding L,D-transpeptidase yields the protein MLAVAIIWICVGISACVHSPPSVEPEDVAVHEPEVAPPVMPPPVKVETQRLTVPSQGWFILVAKANRQMTVYSDGKIVHRYDIGLGFQPSGHKRWQGDGRTPEGHYSVAVKNPRSRYFLSLGLNYPLPADGAKGYAQGRISWDQYQAIEDAYAGRKVPPWNTRLGGAIFIHGRGAAGDWTHGCIALENADMQQLYNLVDVGTPVTIVP from the coding sequence GTGCTGGCGGTGGCCATAATATGGATCTGCGTGGGGATCAGCGCCTGCGTTCACAGCCCTCCGTCAGTCGAGCCCGAAGATGTTGCCGTGCATGAGCCGGAAGTTGCGCCGCCCGTGATGCCCCCGCCAGTAAAGGTCGAAACGCAGCGCCTCACCGTGCCAAGCCAGGGCTGGTTTATACTTGTCGCCAAGGCTAACCGTCAAATGACCGTCTATTCCGACGGGAAAATCGTCCATCGCTATGACATCGGTCTGGGCTTTCAGCCTTCGGGCCACAAGCGCTGGCAAGGGGATGGCCGCACGCCAGAGGGCCACTATTCGGTGGCGGTGAAAAATCCTCGGAGCCGCTATTTCCTCTCCTTAGGGCTTAACTACCCATTACCCGCCGATGGGGCGAAAGGTTACGCGCAAGGCCGCATATCATGGGACCAGTATCAGGCGATCGAGGATGCCTATGCTGGCCGTAAAGTACCACCGTGGAATACTCGCCTTGGCGGCGCGATTTTCATCCACGGCCGCGGTGCCGCCGGCGACTGGACGCATGGCTGCATAGCGCTCGAAAACGCCGACATGCAGCAGCTTTATAACCTGGTCGATGTTGGGACGCCGGTTACCATCGTGCCCTGA
- a CDS encoding pyridoxal phosphate-dependent aminotransferase: MNIPTRARDPLASSLRLLAVRPPIIPAVAALIRAHPGTISLGQGVVHYAPPPQAIARIKASLANPDNHGYGQAQGLPELRQALIDKLGADNAISVPDRDRIIVTAGSNMGFFYAVLAIAEPGDEIILPTPYYFNHEMAVTMTGCRAVPVPTDANYHLRPGAIEAAVTARTRAIVTVSPNNPSGAVYSQAALEQVNALCHKYRLYHISDEAYESFVWNGARHFSPASTSGADEHTLSLFSFSKGYALAGWRVGYMLLPEQLIAPIGKVQDTILICPSTVAQYAALGALESDAAYTRENIRGIGDVRQAVLRQLGELEGRIDPPRAEGAFYVLLRVHTDIPDMTLVERLIREYRVAVIPGSAFGASAGCYLRIAFGALRKDMVTEGIGRLIQGLRALI, from the coding sequence ATGAATATTCCCACCCGCGCCAGGGACCCCCTGGCCTCCAGCCTGCGCTTACTCGCGGTGCGGCCGCCGATAATTCCGGCGGTCGCGGCCCTGATAAGAGCACACCCCGGAACCATCTCGTTAGGGCAAGGCGTCGTCCACTACGCGCCGCCGCCGCAGGCAATCGCACGCATTAAGGCGAGTCTCGCCAATCCCGATAATCACGGCTACGGGCAGGCGCAGGGACTTCCCGAACTCAGACAAGCGCTGATCGACAAACTCGGCGCGGACAACGCCATCAGCGTGCCCGATCGAGATCGCATCATAGTCACTGCCGGTTCGAACATGGGGTTTTTCTACGCTGTGCTGGCCATCGCCGAGCCCGGCGACGAAATAATCCTCCCCACGCCTTATTACTTTAACCACGAGATGGCTGTAACCATGACCGGGTGCCGCGCAGTGCCCGTTCCCACCGATGCAAATTATCATTTGCGCCCGGGCGCGATCGAAGCGGCCGTGACCGCGCGTACGCGCGCGATAGTCACCGTTTCGCCCAATAACCCCTCTGGCGCGGTATATTCGCAAGCCGCGCTGGAACAGGTCAACGCTCTTTGCCATAAGTACCGGCTCTACCACATCAGCGACGAGGCTTACGAATCTTTCGTCTGGAATGGCGCGCGGCATTTTTCCCCTGCCTCAACATCGGGCGCGGACGAACACACCCTCTCGTTATTCTCATTCTCAAAAGGTTACGCGCTGGCGGGCTGGCGCGTCGGTTACATGTTGCTACCGGAACAACTGATCGCGCCCATCGGCAAGGTACAGGACACCATTTTGATTTGCCCGTCCACAGTCGCGCAATATGCCGCACTGGGCGCGCTGGAGTCGGACGCGGCCTACACCCGCGAAAATATCCGCGGCATCGGCGATGTTCGTCAAGCCGTGCTCCGACAACTGGGTGAACTTGAAGGACGAATCGACCCGCCCCGCGCCGAGGGCGCATTCTATGTGCTATTGCGCGTACACACCGATATACCGGACATGACGCTGGTTGAGCGACTGATTCGCGAATATCGCGTGGCCGTCATCCCCGGTTCAGCGTTCGGTGCGTCCGCGGGCTGCTACTTGCGCATAGCCTTCGGCGCGTTACGCAAGGACATGGTGACGGAGGGCATCGGGCGACTGATCCAGGGCTTGCGAGCGCTGATTTAG
- a CDS encoding MFS transporter, with protein sequence MFRSLHIPNFRRYYLGQLISLNGTWMHSVAQAWLVYRLTGSSFMLGLVTFCNLAPVLLLSLVAGVAADRFNRRKMLIAVHSFAMLQALLLAALTITDTVEPWHIVVLATVLGAARAFEVPARHALIGEIIPREQLSNAIGLSSSTFNAARFVGPAIAGALVAWWGEGPVFLVNALSFSAILFALIGMRLEKRPNDAAGEPIGAHLIEGLRFAAGHAQIRGGLLMLGMVSMMSSAITVLMPVFAAETHAGGSQLMGVMMSAMGAGALLGALRLAARPSGEGLERVIGWAAFGLAVAACVFSTLHVLWLTLPVLVLVGYGHTTAAASANAMIQLHTDDALRGRVMSIFSMIFLGLMPVGSLLGGWAAEHVGASATITSFGLACGLASSLYLWSLYKPARADRQSASVGGQSHVNR encoded by the coding sequence ATGTTCAGATCTCTGCACATACCGAATTTTCGCCGGTATTACCTAGGCCAGCTCATTTCGCTGAATGGCACCTGGATGCATTCGGTCGCGCAGGCCTGGCTGGTTTACCGGCTGACGGGTTCCAGTTTTATGCTCGGTCTCGTGACATTTTGCAATCTTGCGCCGGTGCTTTTGCTAAGCCTGGTCGCCGGTGTCGCGGCGGACCGGTTCAATCGTCGCAAGATGCTCATTGCTGTGCACAGCTTCGCCATGCTGCAGGCGCTGTTGCTGGCCGCGCTTACCATCACCGATACTGTCGAACCCTGGCATATTGTGGTGCTGGCGACGGTGCTCGGGGCGGCGCGCGCTTTCGAGGTGCCCGCGCGCCACGCGCTCATCGGCGAGATAATTCCGCGTGAGCAACTCTCCAACGCGATTGGTCTGAGCTCCAGTACCTTCAACGCGGCGCGCTTTGTGGGACCGGCGATTGCCGGCGCGCTCGTCGCATGGTGGGGTGAGGGGCCGGTGTTCCTGGTTAATGCGCTGTCTTTTTCGGCGATTCTGTTCGCGCTGATCGGCATGCGCCTGGAAAAGCGGCCGAATGACGCCGCTGGCGAACCTATCGGTGCGCATTTAATTGAAGGCCTGCGTTTTGCCGCCGGACATGCCCAGATCAGAGGTGGGTTGTTGATGCTGGGCATGGTAAGCATGATGAGCAGCGCCATCACGGTGTTGATGCCGGTGTTTGCGGCCGAGACGCATGCAGGTGGCTCGCAACTGATGGGCGTTATGATGAGCGCCATGGGCGCTGGTGCGCTGCTTGGCGCGTTGCGGCTGGCGGCGCGGCCCTCCGGCGAGGGTCTGGAGCGCGTGATAGGCTGGGCGGCATTCGGACTCGCGGTTGCCGCCTGCGTGTTTTCAACCCTGCACGTGCTGTGGTTAACGTTGCCGGTGCTGGTGCTCGTCGGCTACGGACACACCACCGCCGCCGCCTCGGCCAACGCGATGATTCAGCTGCATACCGACGACGCTTTACGCGGGCGCGTCATGTCGATCTTCTCGATGATTTTTCTGGGGCTGATGCCGGTCGGCAGTCTGCTCGGCGGCTGGGCGGCCGAACATGTGGGGGCGTCCGCCACCATAACGTCGTTTGGCCTGGCCTGCGGACTGGCGTCGTCGTTGTATTTGTGGTCGCTTTACAAGCCTGCACGTGCCGATCGCCAGTCGGCTAGTGTCGGCGGGCAAAGTCACGTTAACCGCTAA